Proteins encoded in a region of the Peromyscus maniculatus bairdii isolate BWxNUB_F1_BW_parent chromosome 15, HU_Pman_BW_mat_3.1, whole genome shotgun sequence genome:
- the Marveld2 gene encoding MARVEL domain-containing protein 2: MSSSDGRSRIRDRGYSEVPGDMPRPDGTIRTLQSLHSSELAVSADPLPPPPLPLQPPFGPSFYSSDTEEPAVAPDLKPVRRFVPDSWKNFFRGKKRDPEWDKPVSDIRYISNGVECSPPASPARPNHLPPSSSYKDPSGGSDGTFNSQQEADAMFAQDPCASLDRRTQTARTYSEKVEEYHLRYAYMKSWAGLLRILGVAELLLGAGVFACVTAYIHKDNEWYNLFGYSQPYGAGALGSLGSTYGGYYYSGPKTPFVLVVAGLAWVATIIILVLGMSMYYRTILLDSNWWPLTEFGVNVALFILYMAAAIVYVNDTNRGGLCYYPLFNTPMNAMFCRVEGGQIAAMIFLFVTMIVYLIGALVCLKLWRHEAARRHREYVEHMEQQQEVNDPSLSSKRRMCEVDTSDRQRDQEANFKELRTAKMTPELLSGHIPPGYIPKPIVMPDYVAKYPVIRTDDDRERYKAVFQDQFSEYKELSAEVQAILRKFDELDAVMSRLPRHSENHQEHERISRIHEEFRKKKNDPSFLEKKERCDYLKNKLSHIKQRIQEYDKVMNWDTQGYS; encoded by the exons ATGTCGTCAAGTGATGGAAGGTCCAGGATTCGGGACAGGGGCTATAGTGAGGTTCCAGGGGACATGCCTCGTCCAGACGGTACTATAAGAACCCTCCAGTCCCTGCACAGCAGTGAGCTGGCCGTGAGCGCGGATCCTCTGCCGCCTCCCCCTCTCCCATTACAGCCACCATTCGGCCCGAGCTTCTACTCAAGTGACACGGAGGAACCAGCCGTAGCCCCAGACCTGAAGCCGGTCCGGCGCTTTGTCCCCGACTCCTGGAAGAACTTCttcagagggaagaaaagggaccCGGAATGGGATAAGCCGGTGTCCGATATCAGATACATCTCCAATGGTGTGGAGTGCTCACCTCCGGCCTCTCCAGCGAGACCAAACCACCTCCCACCCAGCTCTTCTTACAAAGACCCCTCCGGAGGGTCAGACGGCACCTTTAACTCCCAGCAAGAGGCGGATGCCATGTTTGCCCAGGACCCCTGTGCATCCCTAGACCGGCGCACGCAGACGGCGCGGACCTACAGCGAGAAGGTGGAGGAGTACCACCTGCGGTACGCCTACATGAAGTCCTGGGCAGGCCTGCTGAGAATTCTGGGTGTGGCAGAGCTGCTTCTCGGGGCTGGCGTCTTCGCCTGTGTCACCGCTTATATCCACAAGGACAACGAGTGGTACAACCTGTTTGGATATTCACAGCCCTACGGCGCGGGGGCTCTCGGCAGCCTGGGCAGCACGTACGGGGGTTATTACTACAGCGGCCCCAAGACCCCTTTTGTACTCGTGGTGGCCGGATTGGCTTGGGTCGCCACTATTATTATTCTGGTGCTTGGCATGTCCATGTATTACCGCACCATTCTTTTGGACTCCAACTGGTGGCCCCTGACGGAGTTTGGAGTTAACGTTGCCCTGTTTATCCTGTACATGGCTGCAGCCATTGTCTATGTGAACGACACCAACCGAGGCGGACTCTGCTACTATCCATTATTTAACACGCCCATGAATGCCATGTTCTGCCGGGTAGAAGGAGGTCAGATAGCCGCGATGATCTTTCTGTTTGTCACCATGATAGTTTACCTCATCGGCGCCCTGGTCTGTCTGAAGCTGTGGAGGCATGAGGCGGCGCGGAGGCACCGGGAATACGTGGAGCAcatggagcagcagcaggag GTAAATGATCCATCGTTGTCATCAAAAAGGAGAATG TGTGAAGTGGACACCAGTGACAGGCAGAGAGACCAAGAAGCTAATTTCAAAGAGTTGAGGACAGCAAAAATGACCCCTGAACTCCTGAGTGGACACATCCCTCCGGGCTACATTCCCAAGCCCATCGTGATGCCTGACTACGTGGC AAAATATCCTGTGATTCGGACAGACGACGATCGAGAACGCTATAAAGCTGTGTTCCAGGACCAGTTTTCCGAGTACAAAGAGCTGTCCGCGGAAGTGCAGGCCATCCTGAGGAAGTTCGATGAGCTGGACGCGGTGATGAGCAGGCTGCCACGTCATTCTGAAAACCACCAG gaACACGAGAGGATTTCAAGAATCCATGAAGagtttaggaaaaaaaagaat GATCCTTCATTTCTGGAAAAGAAGGAGCGTTGTGATTACCTCAAGAACAAACTTTCTCACATAAAGCAGAGAATTCAAGAATATGATAAAGTAATGAACTGGGATACGCAAGGTTATTCTTAG